The following are encoded in a window of Falco biarmicus isolate bFalBia1 chromosome 8, bFalBia1.pri, whole genome shotgun sequence genomic DNA:
- the ITGA6 gene encoding integrin alpha-6 isoform X4 has translation MESKEDQWMGVTVQSQGPGGNVVTCAHRYEKRQYVNTVQETRDIIGRCYVLSQDLTIKDDMDNGVWSFCDGRLRGHEKFGSCQQGVAATFTRDYHYIVFGAPGTYNWKGVVRAEQKNQTFYDLGIFDDGPYEVGDESRQDKNLVPVPANSYLGFSLDSGKGIVSQDEMTFVSGAPRANHSGAVVLLKKEKNQRALSLEHMFEGEGLASSFGYDVAVVDLNNDGWQDIVVGAPQYFDRSGDIGGAVYVYINQQGRWEGVKPIRLNGTTDSMFGLAVENVGDINQDGYPDIAVGAPYDGFGKVYIYHGSKNGINTKPAQILDGEKTGTRFFGYSIAGNMDLDKNSYPDIAVGSLSDSVSVFRSRPVISIRRSITVQPDRIDLKKKNPEDPSEIWMDVKACFQYTANPSDLNPRIKINYTFEAENERRQLGLPSRVRFKDHLSDQFTASTTLRGQNSKECVTTKLVLQEKIKDKLRPIPVSVSVKVAGLESSSPSTRKERALPDLIPILNSNESETKTTKVEFLKEGCGEDNECHSNLKLQYRFCAREGNEDRFTYLPIENGMPVLVLKDQKDIALEITVTNSPSDAKNPQKDGEDAYEAKLIATFPDSLTYSAFREMRGYPEKQLTCGANQNGSQAECELGNPFKRNSNVTFYLILSTSKVNVDTTDLDINLKLETTSTQVNSTPITASAKVVLELLLSLAGVAKPSQVYFGGDIVGESAMKSEDNIGNLIEYEFRVTNLGRPLKTFGTASLDIQWPKEISNGKWLLYLMKIDSKGLEKVSCQPEKEINSLRVAESHNSRRKREVAERQITDGKTFSLFSERKYKTLDCNVNARCVDIKCPLKGLDSKASIVLRSRLWNSTFLEEYSKMNYLDVVVRASISVPAAAKNVKLTNEAAQVRVTVFPAKPVALYTGVPWWIISVAIFAGILMLALLVFLLWKCGFFQRSRYEDSVPRYHAVRIRKEERQLKDGKCKDLETKQWFTKWNENESYS, from the exons ATGGAGAGTAAAGAAGACCAATGGATGGGTGTAACTGTCCAAAGTCAGGGGCCAGGAGGAAATGTGGTG ACATGCGCACATCGCTATGAGAAAAGGCAGTATGTAAACACAGTGCAGGAAACCCGGGATATCATTGGAAGGTGCTATGTGCTGAGCCAGGATCTTACTATTAAGGATGATATGGATAACGGAGTGTGGAGTTTTTGTGATGGCCGTTTGAGAGGCCATGAGAAGTTTGGTTCCTGTCAGCAAGGTGTTGCTGCTACTTTTACTAGAGACTATCATTATATCGTGTTTGGTGCCCCAGGCACTTACAATTGGAAAG gGGTGGTTCGTGCAGAGCAAAAGAACCAGACATTTTATGATCTGGGTATCTTTGATGATGGGCCTTACGAAGTTGGTGATGAGAGCCGCCAAGATAAGAATCTAGTTCCTGTTCCAGCTAACAGTTACTTAG GTTTCTCTTTGGACTCTGGTAAAGGAATTGTCTCCCAAGATGAGATGACTTTTGTGTCTGGTGCCCCAAGAGCCAACCACAGCGGAGCAgttgttttactgaaaaaagagaagaatcaGAGAGCACTTTCCCTTGAGCACATGTTTGAAGGAGAAGGGCTGGCCTCTTCTTTTGGCTATGATGTTGCTGTTGTGGATCTCAACAATGATGG atGGCAGGACATTGTTGTCGGAGCTCCGCAGTATTTTGACAGAAGCGGAGATATTGGCGGCGCTGTGTACGTGTACATTAACCAGCAAGGCAGATGGGAAGGAGTGAAACCTATCCGCTTAAATGGAACCACTGACTCCATGTTTGGTCTTGCAGTTGAAAATGTTGGGGACATTAATCAGGATGGATATCCCG ATATTGCAGTGGGTGCTCCGTATGATGGTTTTGGCAAAGTGTACATTTATCACGGATCCAAGAATggaataaatacaaaaccagcacag ATTCTCGATGGTGAAAAAACAGGCACCAGATTCTTTGGTTACTCTATTGCTGGAAACATGGACCTGGATAAAAATTCCTACCCTGATATTGCTGTTGGTTCCCTTTCAGATTCTGTATCTGTGTTCAG ATCTCGGCCTGTGATAAGCATTAGAAGAAGCATTACAGTACAGCCTGACAGAATTGatctaaagaaaaagaaccctGAGGACCCTAGTGAAATatg GATGGATGTGAAAGCATGTTTTCAATATACTGCAAACCCCAGTGATTTGAATCCAAGAATAA AGATCAACTATACATTTGAAGCAGAAAACGAGAGGAGGCAGTTAGGCCTGCCGTCCAGGGTACGGTTTAAGGACCACCTCTCCGATCAGTTTACTGCAAGTACAACCCTAAGGGGGCAGAACTCAAAAGAGTGTGTGACAACCAAGCTTGTACTGCAG gaaaaaattaaagataagctACGCCCTATTCCAGTATCAGTCAGTGTTAAAGTTGCTGGCCTGGAGTCTAGCTCACCTTCCACACGAAAAGAGAGAGCCCTTCCGGATCTTATACCAATTCTAAATTCAAATGAATCTGAAACAAAGACCACAAAA gTGGAGTTCTTAAAAGAAGGATGTGGAGAAGACAATGAATGTCACAGCAATCTGAAACTTCAGTACCGGTTTTGCGCTAGAGAAGGAAACGAAGACAGGTTTACTTATTTACCGAT tgaaaacGGCATGCCAGTGCTCGTGCTGAAAGATCAGAAGGATATCGCCCTGGAAATAACGGTGACAAACAGTCCATCTGATGCAAAGAATCCACAAAAAGATGGTGAAGATGCGTATGAAGCTAAACTAATTGCAACTTTTCCAGACAGTCTGACATATTCTGCATTCAGGGAGATGAGAGGTTATCCT GAGAAACAGCTAACATGTGGTGCTAACCAGAATGGTTCTCAAGCAGAGTGTGAACTTGGAAatcctttcaaaagaaattccAAT GTAACCTTTTATCTGATCTTAAGTACCAGTAAAGTTAATGTTGATACAACAGACTTGGACATTAATTTGAAGTTGGAAAC AACAAGCACTCAAGTTAATTCAACTCCAATTACAGCTAGTGCTAAAGTGGTTCTTGAATTGCTTTTATCACTTGCTGG AGTGGCTAAGCCTTCTCAGGTATATTTTGGAGGTGACATCGTTGGTGAGAGTGCTATGAAATCTGAAGATAATATTGGAAACCTCATAGAGTATGAATTCAGA GTAACTAACTTGGGCAGACCACTGAAAACATTTGGTACTGCTTCCCTGGACATCCAGTGGCCAAAAGAAATTAGTAATGGCAAATGGCTGCTCTATTTGATGAAAATAGATTCCAAAGGCTTGGAAAAAGTCTCCTGTCAACCCGAGAAGGAAATCAATAGTTTGCGTGTTGCG gaATCCCATAATTCAAGAAGGAAGCGTGAGGTTGCAGAGAGGCAGATTACAGATGGcaagacattttctttattctcagaaaggaaatacaaaaccTTG GACTGCAATGTGAATGCACGCTGTGTGGACATAAAATGTCCCCTGAAGGGTTTAGACAGCAAGGCATCTATCGTGCTGCGTTCCAGGCTGTGGAACAGTACTTTCTTAGAA GAATACTCCAAAATGAACTACCTGGACGTTGTTGTTAGGGCTTCGATTAGTGTTCCTGCTGCAGCTAAGAATGTTAAACTCACAAATGAAGCTGCTCAG GTGCGTGTTACTGTCTTTCCTGCAAAACCAGTAGCACTTTATACAGGAGTACCTTGGTGGATCATCTCGGTGGCTATTTTTGCTGGAATACTGATGCTTGCACTGTTGGTGTTCTTACTATGGAAG TGCGGGTTCTTCCAGCGTTCTAGGTACGAAGACAGTGTCCCCCGGTATCATGCTGTAAGAATTCGAAAAGAAGAGCGACAGCTCAAAGATGGGAAATGCAAAGACCTCGAGACAAAACAATGGTTCACAAAATGGAATGAAAACGAAAGTTATTCTTAG
- the ITGA6 gene encoding integrin alpha-6 isoform X2, which produces MAAALLLYLPLLPGLAGAFNLDTDNVISWSGEAGSLFGFSLAMHRQLQPQEKRLLLVGAPREKAFPSQQANRTGGLYSCDITSLNAHCTRVIFDEETDPKMESKEDQWMGVTVQSQGPGGNVVTCAHRYEKRQYVNTVQETRDIIGRCYVLSQDLTIKDDMDNGVWSFCDGRLRGHEKFGSCQQGVAATFTRDYHYIVFGAPGTYNWKGVVRAEQKNQTFYDLGIFDDGPYEVGDESRQDKNLVPVPANSYLGFSLDSGKGIVSQDEMTFVSGAPRANHSGAVVLLKKEKNQRALSLEHMFEGEGLASSFGYDVAVVDLNNDGWQDIVVGAPQYFDRSGDIGGAVYVYINQQGRWEGVKPIRLNGTTDSMFGLAVENVGDINQDGYPDIAVGAPYDGFGKVYIYHGSKNGINTKPAQILDGEKTGTRFFGYSIAGNMDLDKNSYPDIAVGSLSDSVSVFRSRPVISIRRSITVQPDRIDLKKKNPEDPSEIWMDVKACFQYTANPSDLNPRIKINYTFEAENERRQLGLPSRVRFKDHLSDQFTASTTLRGQNSKECVTTKLVLQEKIKDKLRPIPVSVSVKVAGLESSSPSTRKERALPDLIPILNSNESETKTTKVEFLKEGCGEDNECHSNLKLQYRFCAREGNEDRFTYLPIENGMPVLVLKDQKDIALEITVTNSPSDAKNPQKDGEDAYEAKLIATFPDSLTYSAFREMRGYPEKQLTCGANQNGSQAECELGNPFKRNSNVTFYLILSTSKVNVDTTDLDINLKLETTSTQVNSTPITASAKVVLELLLSLAGVAKPSQVYFGGDIVGESAMKSEDNIGNLIEYEFRVTNLGRPLKTFGTASLDIQWPKEISNGKWLLYLMKIDSKGLEKVSCQPEKEINSLRVAESHNSRRKREVAERQITDGKTFSLFSERKYKTLDCNVNARCVDIKCPLKGLDSKASIVLRSRLWNSTFLEEYSKMNYLDVVVRASISVPAAAKNVKLTNEAAQVRVTVFPAKPVALYTGVPWWIISVAIFAGILMLALLVFLLWKCGFFKRNKKDHYDATYHKAEIHAQPSDKERLTSDA; this is translated from the exons ATTGCTGGTTGGAGCTCCTCGGGAAAAGGCCTTTCCATCCCAACAAGCCAACAGAACAGGAGGGTTGTACAGCTGTGACATCACATCTCTGAATGCACACTGCACACGTGTCATATTTGATGAGGAGA CTGACCCGAAGATGGAGAGTAAAGAAGACCAATGGATGGGTGTAACTGTCCAAAGTCAGGGGCCAGGAGGAAATGTGGTG ACATGCGCACATCGCTATGAGAAAAGGCAGTATGTAAACACAGTGCAGGAAACCCGGGATATCATTGGAAGGTGCTATGTGCTGAGCCAGGATCTTACTATTAAGGATGATATGGATAACGGAGTGTGGAGTTTTTGTGATGGCCGTTTGAGAGGCCATGAGAAGTTTGGTTCCTGTCAGCAAGGTGTTGCTGCTACTTTTACTAGAGACTATCATTATATCGTGTTTGGTGCCCCAGGCACTTACAATTGGAAAG gGGTGGTTCGTGCAGAGCAAAAGAACCAGACATTTTATGATCTGGGTATCTTTGATGATGGGCCTTACGAAGTTGGTGATGAGAGCCGCCAAGATAAGAATCTAGTTCCTGTTCCAGCTAACAGTTACTTAG GTTTCTCTTTGGACTCTGGTAAAGGAATTGTCTCCCAAGATGAGATGACTTTTGTGTCTGGTGCCCCAAGAGCCAACCACAGCGGAGCAgttgttttactgaaaaaagagaagaatcaGAGAGCACTTTCCCTTGAGCACATGTTTGAAGGAGAAGGGCTGGCCTCTTCTTTTGGCTATGATGTTGCTGTTGTGGATCTCAACAATGATGG atGGCAGGACATTGTTGTCGGAGCTCCGCAGTATTTTGACAGAAGCGGAGATATTGGCGGCGCTGTGTACGTGTACATTAACCAGCAAGGCAGATGGGAAGGAGTGAAACCTATCCGCTTAAATGGAACCACTGACTCCATGTTTGGTCTTGCAGTTGAAAATGTTGGGGACATTAATCAGGATGGATATCCCG ATATTGCAGTGGGTGCTCCGTATGATGGTTTTGGCAAAGTGTACATTTATCACGGATCCAAGAATggaataaatacaaaaccagcacag ATTCTCGATGGTGAAAAAACAGGCACCAGATTCTTTGGTTACTCTATTGCTGGAAACATGGACCTGGATAAAAATTCCTACCCTGATATTGCTGTTGGTTCCCTTTCAGATTCTGTATCTGTGTTCAG ATCTCGGCCTGTGATAAGCATTAGAAGAAGCATTACAGTACAGCCTGACAGAATTGatctaaagaaaaagaaccctGAGGACCCTAGTGAAATatg GATGGATGTGAAAGCATGTTTTCAATATACTGCAAACCCCAGTGATTTGAATCCAAGAATAA AGATCAACTATACATTTGAAGCAGAAAACGAGAGGAGGCAGTTAGGCCTGCCGTCCAGGGTACGGTTTAAGGACCACCTCTCCGATCAGTTTACTGCAAGTACAACCCTAAGGGGGCAGAACTCAAAAGAGTGTGTGACAACCAAGCTTGTACTGCAG gaaaaaattaaagataagctACGCCCTATTCCAGTATCAGTCAGTGTTAAAGTTGCTGGCCTGGAGTCTAGCTCACCTTCCACACGAAAAGAGAGAGCCCTTCCGGATCTTATACCAATTCTAAATTCAAATGAATCTGAAACAAAGACCACAAAA gTGGAGTTCTTAAAAGAAGGATGTGGAGAAGACAATGAATGTCACAGCAATCTGAAACTTCAGTACCGGTTTTGCGCTAGAGAAGGAAACGAAGACAGGTTTACTTATTTACCGAT tgaaaacGGCATGCCAGTGCTCGTGCTGAAAGATCAGAAGGATATCGCCCTGGAAATAACGGTGACAAACAGTCCATCTGATGCAAAGAATCCACAAAAAGATGGTGAAGATGCGTATGAAGCTAAACTAATTGCAACTTTTCCAGACAGTCTGACATATTCTGCATTCAGGGAGATGAGAGGTTATCCT GAGAAACAGCTAACATGTGGTGCTAACCAGAATGGTTCTCAAGCAGAGTGTGAACTTGGAAatcctttcaaaagaaattccAAT GTAACCTTTTATCTGATCTTAAGTACCAGTAAAGTTAATGTTGATACAACAGACTTGGACATTAATTTGAAGTTGGAAAC AACAAGCACTCAAGTTAATTCAACTCCAATTACAGCTAGTGCTAAAGTGGTTCTTGAATTGCTTTTATCACTTGCTGG AGTGGCTAAGCCTTCTCAGGTATATTTTGGAGGTGACATCGTTGGTGAGAGTGCTATGAAATCTGAAGATAATATTGGAAACCTCATAGAGTATGAATTCAGA GTAACTAACTTGGGCAGACCACTGAAAACATTTGGTACTGCTTCCCTGGACATCCAGTGGCCAAAAGAAATTAGTAATGGCAAATGGCTGCTCTATTTGATGAAAATAGATTCCAAAGGCTTGGAAAAAGTCTCCTGTCAACCCGAGAAGGAAATCAATAGTTTGCGTGTTGCG gaATCCCATAATTCAAGAAGGAAGCGTGAGGTTGCAGAGAGGCAGATTACAGATGGcaagacattttctttattctcagaaaggaaatacaaaaccTTG GACTGCAATGTGAATGCACGCTGTGTGGACATAAAATGTCCCCTGAAGGGTTTAGACAGCAAGGCATCTATCGTGCTGCGTTCCAGGCTGTGGAACAGTACTTTCTTAGAA GAATACTCCAAAATGAACTACCTGGACGTTGTTGTTAGGGCTTCGATTAGTGTTCCTGCTGCAGCTAAGAATGTTAAACTCACAAATGAAGCTGCTCAG GTGCGTGTTACTGTCTTTCCTGCAAAACCAGTAGCACTTTATACAGGAGTACCTTGGTGGATCATCTCGGTGGCTATTTTTGCTGGAATACTGATGCTTGCACTGTTGGTGTTCTTACTATGGAAG TGTGGTTTCTTcaagagaaataagaaagatCATTACGATGCCACATATCACAAGGCTGAGATCCATGCTCAGCCATCTGATAAAGAGAGGCTTACTTCTGATGCATAG